The following proteins come from a genomic window of Methanosarcina sp. MTP4:
- a CDS encoding ribosome assembly factor SBDS, with amino-acid sequence MVSLDEAVTARLKRGSKHFEVLVEPEGALAFKRGEEVKLEDVLAVETIFEDANRGDRAAESDIINAFETSDPFEIASLILKNGELQLTAEQRKHILEEKRKKVIYTISRNAINPQTRAPHPPARIERAMEEAKVHIDPLKSVDQLVKITMKAIRPLIPIRFEEINVAVKIPPEYAPKAYGDISRSGSILKEEWQNDGSWVAVVRIPAGIQNDFYSLLNHLTKGEAQTKLL; translated from the coding sequence ATGGTGTCCCTGGATGAAGCAGTGACTGCACGGCTCAAGCGAGGAAGCAAGCATTTTGAGGTTCTGGTCGAACCTGAAGGAGCCCTGGCCTTCAAGCGGGGCGAGGAAGTAAAACTGGAAGATGTCCTTGCAGTCGAGACCATCTTCGAAGATGCGAACAGAGGAGATCGGGCAGCTGAATCCGATATTATTAATGCTTTTGAGACAAGCGACCCCTTTGAGATTGCGTCCCTGATTCTGAAAAACGGAGAGCTTCAGCTAACCGCAGAGCAGAGAAAGCACATTCTTGAAGAAAAAAGGAAAAAAGTCATCTACACCATTTCCAGGAATGCAATAAATCCCCAGACAAGAGCACCGCATCCTCCTGCCCGTATCGAAAGGGCAATGGAAGAAGCAAAGGTGCATATAGATCCCTTAAAAAGTGTGGACCAGCTGGTAAAAATTACCATGAAAGCCATCAGGCCTCTGATCCCCATACGCTTTGAAGAAATCAATGTAGCTGTAAAAATTCCTCCCGAGTATGCTCCCAAGGCTTACGGAGATATTTCCAGGAGCGGAAGTATTTTGAAGGAAGAATGGCAGAATGACGGCTCCTGGGTTGCAGTGGTCAGGATTCCGGCAGGAATCCAGAATGATTTTTATTCTCTTTTAAATCATCTCACTAAGGGAGAGGCTCAAACTAAACTTTTATAA
- a CDS encoding DUF1699 family protein, with amino-acid sequence MKIRVVSSKEEIFTLDPNEKVVHLAFRPSNMDVFALVEACPKVEVIQLPESYRQTVSKAIEMYLEIQRIQLMEGDVWGHRKDIYEYYIIPISVIKDLKKLELEGAPSEEIEKIVKENKLTPEMITYMLSRDT; translated from the coding sequence ATGAAGATACGTGTAGTTAGTTCCAAAGAAGAGATTTTTACGCTTGATCCTAATGAAAAAGTGGTTCACCTGGCGTTTCGCCCCTCGAACATGGATGTTTTTGCGCTTGTTGAGGCCTGCCCGAAAGTTGAGGTAATTCAGCTTCCTGAATCTTACCGTCAGACGGTTTCAAAGGCGATCGAAATGTACCTGGAAATCCAGAGAATCCAGCTCATGGAAGGGGATGTATGGGGTCACAGGAAAGACATCTACGAATACTACATCATCCCGATTTCTGTTATTAAAGATCTAAAGAAATTAGAACTGGAAGGCGCACCCTCAGAGGAGATAGAAAAGATTGTAAAGGAAAACAAACTGACCCCGGAAATGATTACGTATATGCTTTCCAGGGATACATAG
- a CDS encoding 50S ribosomal protein L15e codes for MSKSFYKYVADAWKKPGETYVNDLRWERMQVWRKQGSVTRIERPTRIDRARSLGYKAKQGIVVARVKVRRGGLRKSRYIRGRRTQRMGKNKITGGMSIQRIAEARADRKFPNLEVLNSYWVGEDGKQKWYEVILVDPHHPVIKSDKNLNWVCEASSGRATRGKTSAGRKGRGLATRGKGTEKTRPSIRSHQSRGK; via the coding sequence TTGTCTAAATCTTTTTACAAATATGTAGCTGATGCATGGAAAAAGCCTGGTGAGACTTACGTAAATGACCTCCGCTGGGAACGCATGCAGGTCTGGAGAAAGCAGGGATCTGTTACTAGGATCGAAAGGCCGACCAGAATTGACAGGGCACGCTCCCTCGGATACAAAGCCAAGCAGGGCATTGTAGTCGCAAGGGTAAAAGTGCGCCGTGGTGGGCTCAGAAAGTCCAGGTACATACGCGGGAGAAGGACCCAGAGGATGGGTAAGAACAAGATCACCGGAGGCATGAGCATCCAGAGGATCGCTGAAGCCCGTGCTGACCGCAAGTTCCCTAACCTGGAAGTCCTGAACTCCTACTGGGTAGGAGAGGACGGAAAGCAGAAGTGGTACGAAGTCATCCTTGTAGACCCCCATCACCCTGTAATCAAGAGCGACAAGAACCTTAACTGGGTCTGTGAAGCTTCAAGTGGCAGGGCAACCAGAGGTAAGACCAGTGCTGGCCGGAAGGGCAGAGGCCTGGCTACGCGCGGCAAGGGTACTGAAAAGACCAGGCCGAGCATCCGTTCGCACCAGAGTCGAGGAAAGTGA
- the rrp41 gene encoding exosome complex exonuclease Rrp41, whose product MSGKPEKLITDDGLRLDGRRMDEIRPMKIEVGVLSRADGSCYLEWGRNKILVGVYGPREAHPRRMQRPDSAVIRYRYNMAAFSVEDRARPGHSRRSIEISKVSRDAFEPVIMSELYPKAAIDIFVEVLQADAGTRTAAINASSVALADAGIPMKGLVTSCAFGKVDGQVVLDLSKDEDNYGDADFPVALTQDGEITLVQMDGHLTQDEIKKGLELVKKGCSQIFALQQAALRTKFEFPEAEEAEELEEEEAVEAAEAEISEVAAKYAGTTEVEEAAEADEVISEEEEAEESEGEAEESDEVISEEEEAEESEEESEEEAEESEEESEEEAEESEEESEEETEESEAESEEEAEESEEESEEETEESEEESEEEAEESEEESEEEAEEESFEEEFEAETEEEAEEELEADEEEEEIPAEELEEEAEEEAEGPWKVVKDPLDPEAGNGGENDE is encoded by the coding sequence ATGAGCGGTAAACCTGAAAAATTAATTACTGATGACGGGCTGCGCCTTGACGGGAGGCGTATGGATGAGATCAGGCCCATGAAAATAGAAGTCGGCGTACTTTCAAGAGCCGATGGTTCCTGTTATCTTGAATGGGGCAGGAACAAGATCCTGGTAGGGGTATACGGCCCCAGAGAAGCACACCCCCGTCGAATGCAGCGTCCAGACTCTGCAGTTATCCGCTACAGATACAATATGGCTGCTTTTTCCGTTGAAGACCGCGCCCGCCCCGGGCACAGCAGGCGGAGCATTGAAATCTCAAAGGTTTCCAGGGATGCCTTCGAGCCTGTGATCATGAGTGAACTGTACCCGAAAGCGGCTATTGATATCTTTGTTGAAGTCCTCCAGGCAGATGCGGGGACAAGGACCGCCGCAATCAATGCTTCATCTGTTGCTCTTGCCGATGCTGGCATTCCCATGAAGGGGCTTGTGACTTCCTGTGCTTTTGGAAAGGTAGACGGTCAGGTCGTTCTCGACCTCAGCAAAGATGAGGATAACTACGGAGATGCTGATTTCCCGGTGGCCCTGACTCAAGATGGGGAAATTACCCTGGTCCAGATGGACGGGCACCTCACCCAGGATGAAATTAAGAAGGGTCTGGAACTTGTGAAGAAAGGCTGCAGCCAGATCTTTGCACTCCAGCAGGCTGCCCTCAGGACAAAGTTCGAGTTTCCGGAAGCAGAGGAAGCCGAAGAGCTTGAGGAAGAGGAAGCCGTTGAAGCTGCAGAAGCCGAAATCTCTGAAGTGGCCGCCAAATATGCGGGCACAACCGAAGTTGAAGAGGCAGCAGAGGCTGATGAAGTAATTTCCGAGGAAGAGGAAGCCGAGGAATCTGAGGGAGAAGCCGAGGAATCTGATGAAGTAATTTCCGAGGAAGAGGAAGCCGAGGAATCCGAAGAAGAATCTGAGGAAGAAGCCGAGGAATCCGAAGAGGAATCTGAGGAAGAAGCCGAGGAATCCGAAGAGGAATCTGAGGAAGAAACCGAGGAATCCGAAGCGGAATCTGAGGAAGAAGCCGAGGAATCCGAAGAGGAATCTGAGGAAGAAACCGAGGAATCCGAAGAGGAATCTGAGGAAGAAGCCGAGGAATCCGAAGAGGAATCTGAAGAGGAAGCTGAAGAAGAATCCTTCGAAGAAGAATTCGAGGCTGAAACCGAAGAAGAGGCTGAGGAAGAGCTCGAAGCTGACGAAGAGGAAGAAGAAATTCCGGCAGAAGAGCTTGAAGAGGAAGCTGAGGAAGAGGCCGAAGGGCCCTGGAAGGTTGTCAAGGACCCTCTCGATCCTGAAGCCGGGAACGGAGGTGAAAACGATGAGTGA
- the psmA gene encoding archaeal proteasome endopeptidase complex subunit alpha codes for MQMAPQMGYDRAITVFSPDGRLFQVEYAREAVKRGTTAVGIKAANGVVLLVDKRITSRLVEAESIEKIFQIDDHIGAATSGLVADARSLVDRARVEAQVNRVSYDELIGVEVISKKICDHKQTYTQYGGVRPYGTALLIAGVDDSKPRLFETDPSGALLEYKATAIGAGRNAVVEVFEADYKEDMDIDAAILLGMDALYKAAEGKFDASTLEVGVVTLEDKQFRKLVPEEVGNYVQQILEKHSGSESEE; via the coding sequence ATGCAGATGGCACCACAGATGGGTTATGACAGGGCAATCACTGTTTTCAGCCCTGACGGACGACTTTTCCAGGTAGAATATGCCCGTGAGGCAGTTAAAAGGGGAACTACGGCCGTAGGAATCAAGGCAGCCAATGGGGTAGTGTTGCTGGTTGACAAGCGAATAACGAGCAGGCTGGTAGAAGCCGAATCAATTGAAAAGATTTTTCAGATAGATGACCATATTGGGGCTGCTACGTCAGGCCTGGTGGCAGATGCCCGCTCCCTGGTTGACAGGGCAAGGGTAGAAGCCCAGGTAAACCGGGTCTCTTATGACGAACTCATAGGTGTGGAGGTTATCTCCAAGAAGATCTGCGACCACAAGCAGACCTATACCCAGTACGGCGGGGTACGCCCTTACGGGACTGCTCTCCTTATCGCAGGAGTGGATGACAGCAAGCCCAGGCTCTTTGAGACAGACCCCAGCGGGGCTCTTCTGGAGTACAAGGCAACGGCCATCGGGGCAGGTAGAAATGCGGTTGTTGAAGTCTTCGAGGCGGATTATAAGGAAGACATGGATATTGATGCTGCAATTCTCCTGGGAATGGACGCTCTCTATAAAGCCGCCGAGGGCAAGTTCGATGCCAGCACTCTTGAAGTTGGCGTGGTGACCCTGGAAGACAAACAGTTCAGGAAGCTCGTGCCTGAAGAAGTGGGAAACTATGTCCAGCAGATTCTTGAGAAGCACAGCGGATCTGAGAGTGAAGAATAA
- the rrp42 gene encoding exosome complex protein Rrp42 produces MKTMSDVIPTLKGDYIYNLMVKGKRLDGRGFEDFRDIKLETNVIAKAEGSAKVTLGKTQVLVGVKLQTGTPFADSRDEGVIITNLELNPIASPSFEPGPPREEAIEMARVVDRGIRESGAIDIKKLCITEGESVWIAFIDIHVLNDEGNIIDASCLAGIGALMTTIVPNEMAGIGEDAPLAMKEMPVGVTIAKIGGKLMVDPGRDEEAVCETKLTVVSSSDGSVNGMQKIGSAPLTEDELLEAIELARKKAEEIRGEFLVGLERKD; encoded by the coding sequence GTGAAAACGATGAGTGATGTTATTCCTACCCTGAAGGGAGATTATATTTACAATCTCATGGTCAAAGGTAAGCGCCTGGACGGGCGTGGGTTCGAAGATTTCAGGGACATCAAGCTTGAAACAAACGTTATTGCAAAAGCTGAAGGTTCTGCGAAGGTGACCCTCGGGAAAACCCAGGTCCTTGTGGGCGTAAAGCTCCAGACCGGAACTCCTTTCGCTGATTCTCGGGACGAAGGTGTGATCATTACAAACCTGGAACTGAATCCCATAGCTTCCCCGAGCTTTGAGCCCGGACCCCCCAGGGAAGAAGCAATCGAGATGGCCCGTGTCGTGGACAGGGGAATCAGGGAATCAGGCGCAATTGATATAAAGAAGCTTTGCATAACGGAAGGCGAATCCGTATGGATCGCCTTTATCGACATTCATGTCCTGAATGACGAAGGGAATATCATTGACGCATCCTGCCTTGCTGGTATTGGAGCCCTCATGACCACCATTGTCCCGAACGAGATGGCGGGCATTGGGGAAGACGCACCTCTGGCAATGAAGGAAATGCCGGTGGGTGTAACCATTGCCAAGATCGGAGGGAAGCTTATGGTGGACCCTGGCAGGGACGAGGAAGCTGTCTGTGAAACAAAGCTGACAGTAGTGTCCAGCTCGGACGGGTCGGTTAACGGCATGCAGAAGATCGGTTCTGCCCCTCTTACCGAGGATGAGTTGCTGGAAGCAATTGAGCTGGCACGCAAAAAGGCTGAAGAAATCCGGGGAGAATTCCTGGTAGGCCTTGAAAGGAAGGACTAA
- a CDS encoding Rpp14/Pop5 family protein, protein MKHLMPSLRSKKRYLAFELFSEEPVNRGELVREVLSSASALLGDVLASECDIHVLGFEAGRGIIQCSHSKVTETRAALAAITRVNRLRATLHVLGVSGTIKGATEKYLNDYVVFEPNLKAIEE, encoded by the coding sequence TTGAAACACCTGATGCCCTCGCTCCGTTCGAAGAAACGCTACCTTGCCTTTGAACTGTTTTCCGAAGAACCGGTGAACAGAGGTGAACTGGTCCGGGAGGTCCTTTCATCAGCTTCAGCCCTGCTGGGAGATGTCCTTGCGAGCGAATGTGATATCCATGTGCTCGGCTTTGAAGCAGGGAGAGGAATCATACAATGCTCCCATTCGAAGGTAACGGAAACAAGAGCTGCCCTTGCCGCCATTACCCGGGTAAACCGGTTGCGTGCAACCTTGCATGTGCTGGGGGTTTCCGGCACGATAAAAGGGGCAACGGAAAAGTACCTGAATGATTACGTGGTCTTCGAACCCAACCTGAAGGCTATTGAAGAATAA
- a CDS encoding DNA-directed RNA polymerase subunit P: protein MGYKCTRCKQKVEIDYEYTGIRCPYCGHRILVKERPTTIKQIKAE, encoded by the coding sequence ATGGGTTACAAGTGCACTCGATGTAAACAGAAAGTGGAAATCGATTACGAGTACACAGGCATACGCTGCCCGTACTGCGGACACAGAATCCTGGTGAAGGAGCGTCCGACTACTATAAAGCAGATCAAAGCCGAGTAA
- the rnp3 gene encoding ribonuclease P protein component 3, giving the protein MGKLKFYDFCVHAVPDGDNSVEELASLARHFGYAGFALTNHSDKLPQKKPALPSLEGFEIFRGIELVEENPSKLHGLVGKFRKNADVLIVHGGSEKVNRAAVENSSVDILNHPSFDKSSGINQVLAKAAADNDVAIGLNMRPLLHSRGSRRIRLLTDLRANLDLARKYDVQLVLSSDAMSCYDLRSPRELLALAELFGLEESEAVDALSTVPERILAKNRPSPGNVRAGVEVVEEVDFL; this is encoded by the coding sequence TTGGGTAAGCTGAAATTTTACGATTTCTGCGTACACGCCGTTCCTGACGGGGATAATAGTGTCGAGGAACTCGCTTCTCTTGCCCGGCATTTCGGATATGCCGGTTTTGCGCTTACAAACCATTCCGACAAACTTCCTCAAAAGAAACCTGCCCTGCCTTCACTGGAAGGTTTCGAAATTTTCCGGGGCATTGAGCTTGTAGAAGAGAACCCCTCGAAACTACACGGGCTGGTAGGCAAATTCAGGAAGAATGCGGACGTCCTTATCGTGCACGGTGGGTCCGAAAAGGTAAACCGGGCCGCTGTTGAGAACTCCAGTGTAGATATCCTGAACCACCCTTCTTTTGATAAGAGCAGCGGGATTAACCAGGTCCTTGCAAAAGCCGCAGCCGATAATGACGTGGCTATCGGGTTGAACATGAGGCCCCTTCTCCATTCCAGGGGTTCAAGGCGCATCCGCTTGCTAACGGACCTGAGGGCTAACCTCGACCTTGCCCGGAAATACGACGTCCAGCTTGTCCTTTCAAGCGATGCCATGTCCTGTTATGACCTGCGCTCCCCCAGGGAGCTTCTGGCCCTGGCAGAACTTTTCGGGTTGGAGGAAAGCGAGGCCGTTGATGCCCTGAGCACGGTGCCGGAAAGGATCCTTGCGAAAAACCGTCCCTCCCCGGGGAATGTCCGGGCGGGTGTGGAAGTAGTTGAGGAGGTTGATTTCCTTTGA
- the rrp4 gene encoding exosome complex RNA-binding protein Rrp4, with product MVKKIVIPGDLLSENAKNAGHGTYVKNGKVYSSLCGIESSREDKVGVIPFAGTYMPSPNDMVIGIVVTVTPSNWFMDIAAPYDGMFHVSEYPRRVESADMPSILNIGDAAILRVKDVDDSKKVELALRDSSLQKLRTGQIVEVEPMKVPRVIGHGGSMISMLKKETNCNIFVGQNGRIWIDGKDEDMELLKKALQLIQVEARRSGLTDRVYGFLKNELEMQKQPKPAAFFKSEKKKVTGTKEEPSEEGHSEETYRKIDVLLDPKA from the coding sequence ATGGTAAAAAAGATAGTGATCCCTGGTGACCTGTTGTCCGAGAATGCTAAAAATGCAGGACACGGGACATATGTCAAGAACGGTAAGGTTTATTCTTCGTTGTGTGGTATTGAAAGCAGCAGAGAGGATAAGGTTGGAGTGATCCCGTTTGCGGGTACCTATATGCCCTCCCCCAATGATATGGTTATAGGGATCGTTGTTACGGTTACCCCCTCCAACTGGTTTATGGATATTGCTGCTCCCTACGATGGGATGTTCCATGTATCCGAGTATCCGCGAAGAGTCGAGTCCGCAGATATGCCTTCAATCCTGAATATCGGCGATGCCGCAATCCTCAGGGTTAAAGACGTGGACGATTCCAAGAAAGTCGAACTTGCCCTGCGGGATTCAAGCCTTCAAAAGCTCAGGACAGGCCAGATTGTTGAAGTTGAGCCTATGAAAGTCCCCCGTGTAATAGGTCACGGCGGCTCCATGATCTCAATGCTGAAGAAAGAGACGAACTGTAATATTTTCGTTGGTCAGAACGGAAGAATATGGATCGACGGAAAAGATGAGGATATGGAGCTTTTGAAAAAGGCCCTTCAGCTGATTCAAGTTGAAGCCCGGCGTTCCGGATTGACAGATCGTGTCTACGGCTTTTTGAAAAATGAGCTGGAAATGCAAAAGCAGCCAAAGCCTGCTGCATTTTTTAAAAGCGAAAAGAAAAAAGTGACCGGCACAAAAGAAGAACCTTCTGAAGAAGGTCATTCTGAGGAAACATACAGAAAAATCGATGTGTTGCTGGACCCGAAAGCTTGA
- a CDS encoding RNA-binding protein codes for MIHHIMLRVLAHATEDTSRVREALDFFLSGAGVRDGSKLIEELSAEGHHGNPITIISVQLNKKADCLGFARFVRENLPESDVERLKEEMPERLDDSQLFHLRFDKQAAYLQQVRLTDSSDAVTAKVKIATYPKSREKAGAIVEELFG; via the coding sequence GTGATTCACCACATAATGCTGCGTGTGCTTGCTCACGCAACCGAAGACACATCCAGAGTCCGCGAGGCTCTGGATTTTTTTTTATCCGGGGCCGGAGTCCGGGACGGAAGCAAGCTGATTGAAGAGCTTTCGGCTGAAGGGCACCACGGAAATCCTATCACTATCATCAGCGTACAGCTTAATAAAAAGGCCGACTGCCTAGGCTTTGCCCGTTTTGTCCGGGAAAACCTTCCCGAATCAGACGTAGAACGGCTCAAGGAAGAGATGCCTGAAAGGCTGGACGATTCTCAATTATTCCATCTTCGCTTTGACAAGCAGGCGGCCTATCTCCAGCAGGTCCGGCTGACGGATTCCTCGGATGCGGTCACCGCAAAAGTCAAGATTGCAACCTATCCGAAGAGCCGGGAAAAAGCCGGGGCTATTGTGGAGGAATTGTTTGGGTAA
- a CDS encoding 50S ribosomal protein L37ae: MAKKYTRRGRVSRSAGRFGTRYGRKDRKLVADLEERMRAPHVCVKCARPTVKRIGTGIWKCSKCGHTFAGGTYIPSTSVGQNLLRTMKNALEAK; encoded by the coding sequence ATGGCAAAAAAGTATACTAGACGAGGACGAGTCAGCAGATCTGCAGGTAGATTCGGGACCAGGTACGGGAGAAAAGACAGGAAGCTGGTTGCAGATCTCGAAGAACGCATGCGTGCACCCCACGTATGTGTAAAGTGTGCCCGTCCGACCGTAAAGAGGATCGGTACAGGTATCTGGAAGTGTAGCAAGTGCGGACATACCTTCGCTGGCGGAACTTACATCCCCTCCACCAGTGTTGGCCAGAACCTTCTGCGCACCATGAAGAACGCCCTTGAGGCAAAATAA